The candidate division WOR-3 bacterium nucleotide sequence ACCACCGATTATACATACTACAATTGTGCCGGGAGATAAAATAAAGATAACGGTTGCGCCAAAGGGTGGAGGCAGTGAAAATATGAGTGCAGTTAAAATGATGACCCCTGCTGCGGGTATTGAAGGAGTGAAAAAATTTGTGATTGATACTGTAGTTCAGGCAAGTTCAAATCCCTGTCCACCGATTGTGGTTGGTGTTGGCATTGGTGGTAATTTTGAATATGTTGCATATCTGGCAAAAAAGGCACTTTTGAGGAATATCGGTGAAAGACATCCAGATCCGTTCTATGCCGATGTGGAAAGGGAATTGTTGGAGAAGATTAATAAAACAGGGGTTGGTCCAATGGGATTAGGTGGCAGAATTACATGTCTTGATGTTTTTATTGAGGTCTATCCAAGACATATTGCTTCTTTCCCAGCGGCAATTAATATTAATTGCCACGCCGCACGACATAAATCAGCGGTAATATAGTGAAACGGAGCATCGGTGAAACGGAGAGACGGAGAAAAGGATATCCGTGTAAATCCGTGCCATTATCCGTGTGAATCTGTTCAGCCTTCGGGCTGAAAAAGGAGGTATTATGTCAGAGCCAATTAGATTGAAAACCCCACTTTCCGAAGGGGATGTTTTAAAATTAAAAATTGGTGACAGCGTTTTAATTACAGGAAAAATTTACACGGCAAGGGATGCAGCCCATAAAAGGCTTTTTGAACTCGCACAAAAAGGCGAGCCATTGCCGCTTGATTTAAAAGGTCAAATTGTTTATTATGCTGGACCTGCACCAGCAAAACCTGGTTATGTGATCGGTCCTGCTGGTCCTACAACATCAGGCCGTTGTGATCCTTATACCCCGAAACTGCTTGAGATTGGTTTGAAAGGAATGATTGGTAAGGGTGTGCGTTCAAAAGAAGTGCGCGATGCAATGAAGGCATACAAGGCAGTCTATTTTGCCGCAACAGGTGGTGCAGCAGCACTTATTGCCAAAAATATTAAGGCTGTTAAGATAGTTGCTTATGAGGACCTTGGTGCTGAGGCTATAAGAGAACTTGAGGTTGAAGATTTTCCGGTGATTGTTGCCAATGATGCCTATGGTGGTGATTTGTATGAAGAAGGGATGAAGAAATACCGGAAGGAATAGTTATTGGGTTAGGGTTGGGAAGCTGGTTTTTCCCAAAGTTCCAGTGGCGGCCTGCCACCCATCTGCCACGCTACTTGATGGACGGCATGACGGAGTGTGGCGCAATGCATTTATCCATTGTAGTGGCAGAGCTTGCTCTGCAAGAAAGATTTGAAAAAAGGAGATAATGTGAAAAAAATATGCTTGATTTTGTTTGGTGTATTGATTCTTTCCTGCGGACCGCAGGAGAATGTTATAAAGATTGGCCTTGTCGCACCATTGACTGGTGATGTAAAGACCTTTGGTGAATCTACAAAGAATGGATTTTTGTTAGCGATAGAAGAGGTAAATTCACAGGGTGGAATAAATGGAAAACAGATAAAAACTTTTATTCAGGATGACAAAAACGACCCTACTGAAGCACAGAACGCAGGAAGCAAGCTCATAAATCAGGATGGCGTTAAGTTGATAATCGGCTCGGTTTCTTCAAAATGTTCAATACCATTAGCACAGGTTTGTCAGGATGCGAGTGCGGTAATGATAACACCCACATCAACAAATCCCAAGGTGACGATCAGGGATGATGGGTCAAGAAAGGATTTTATATTCAGGGCATGTTTTATTGACCCGTTTCAGGGAAGGGTCGCTGCAAAGTTTGCCCTTGAAAATTTGAAGGCAAAGACAACCGCAATCCTTTATGATGTGGGCAATGACTATGTAAAAGGGCTTGCTGAATTTTATCGTGATAACTTTATTCAAGGTGGTGGGCAGGTATTGGTTTACGAATCATATCAAAAAGATGATACGGATTTTTCAGCATTACTGACAAAGGTCAAACAGGCAAATCCAGATATTTTATATATTCCAGATTATTATAATAAAGTTGGTCTGATCGCCAAACAGGCAAGGCAGATAGGAGTAAAATCTATCCTTATGGGGGGTGATGGTTGGGATTCGCCGGAAATGCTTAAGATTGCAGGTGATGCAATTGTCGGTGGCTATTTTACAAACCATTATTCACCGGATGACCCCAGACCTGAAGTTCAGGAATGGGTAAAAAAATATCTGGCAAAATATGGTTCCAGTCCTGATGCTCTTGCAACGCTGGGTTATGACGCAACCTGTCTATTACTTGAGGCAATAAAAAAGGCTAATTCTGATAATCCAGTAAAGGTTAAAGAGGCACTCCAAGGAATAAAGGATTTCAAATCAGTTTCAGGCAATATTTCACTTGATGAGTATGGTAATCCAATAAAGAGCGCGGTGATTTTGAAATATACAAAAACCGGGCAGGAGTATGTAGCAACCGTATCGCCTTAATATTTTAAAAAACACAAGAAATTATTTCAATAAAGTTTACTCTGCACTTAATAACTTCTTGAGCGCAATAGCTTGCCATTGCGTCGTTTTTAATTTGTAGTTATTCAGGAAGTCATTCTTGACTTGGGACTTTTCCTGGGTATAATCACATTATAAGGAGGTTTTGATGAAACCAAAGGTCGCAATCAATGGTTTTGGAAGAATTGGCAGGCTTGTTTTTAGAGCCGGTTATAAAAGCGATAAGTTTGAATTTGTTGCTATAAACGATATAAGCGATGCAAAGACACTTGGTCATTTATTAAAATATGATTCAGTTCATAAAAAATTTAATGCAAAAGTTGAGGTAAAATCAGACGCCATCATTGTTGATGGTAAGGAATACAAGGTTCTTTCTGAAAAAGAACCGACAAAATTGCCCTGGAAACAACTGGGTATAGATTATGTAATTGAAGCAACTGGTAAATTTACTGAAAGATCTCAATGTGAGATACACTTGCAAAATGGGGCAAAAAGGGTGGTAGTAACAGCACCAGCAAAAGGTGAACCAAAGGTTCCCACGATTGTAATGGGTATAAATGAAAACAAATACGACCCTAAGAAAGACACAATAGTTTCCAATGCCTCTTGCACTACAAATTGTTTTGCACCTATGGTTAAAGTATTACATGAAAATTTTACTGTAAAAAAAGGTTATCTAACAACCATTCACGCATATACGAATGACCAGAGGATACTTGATCTGGTCCATAAAGACCTGCGTCGGGCAAGGGCAGCCGGATTATCAATGATTCCTACCTCTACTGGTGCGGCAAAGGTGATCGGTGAAATATTCCCGGAATTAAAAGGTAAACTTGATGGCGTGGCGATTAGAGTTCCTACCGCTGATGTTTCAATCTGTGATTTTGTATGTGAAGTTGAGAAGTCAACAACAAAAGAAGAGGTCAACCAGGCATTCAAAAAGGCTGCTCAGGGACCATTGGGTAAATATCTTGAATATTGTGAAGAGCCATTGGTTTCTATTGATTTTGTTGGTAATCCCCATTCATCAGTCTTTGACCCTGAGCTAACCATGGTCAATGGCAATATTGTTAAAACTTTTGCCTGGTATGATAACGAATGGGCATATTCATTGAGAATTATAGATTTGCTTGAATATATCATCGGGAGGGAGTAATGCCTAAACTATCGGTTAAAGACCTGCCGATAAAGGGTAAAAAGATTTTTCTACGTGTGGACTTCAATGTGCCCCTTGATGAAAATCAGAATATCACCGATGATACAAGAATAAAAGAATCATTGCCCACGATAAAATATATTCTTGATAATGGCGGCATCCCCATCATCGCGAGCCATCTTGGCAGACCAAAGGGAAAGGTTGACCCGAAACAGAGTTTGAAACCCGCAGCCAAAAGGCTGGGTGAACTATTAAATCGGGAAGTAAAATTTGCACCTGACTGTGTTGGTTCCGAAGTAAGAAAGATTGTGGATGGATTAAAACCGGGTGATATTCTCTTGCTTGAAAATTTGAGGTTCCATCCTGAAGAAGAAAAGAATGATACAAATTTTGCAAAAGAACTTGCATCCCTTGCTGAAATTTATGTAAATGATGCCTTCGGCACAGCACATCGTGCCCATGCCTCGGTTGAGGCGATTGCCCATTATTTTGAAAGTCCTGCCTGTGGATTTTTAATGGAAAAGGAACTGAAATACCTTGAATCAGCATTGAAAAATCCGCAAAGACCATTATTGGCAATAATTGGCGGTGCAAAGGTTTCAACGAAGATCGGTGTTTTGAAAAACTTACTTGATAAGGTTGATAATCTTGCGATCGGCGGTGGAATGTGCTTTACTTTTTATAAGGCAAAGGGACTGAATATCGGTAAATCACTCTGCGAAGATGATTTTATTAACGAAACAAAGCCATTACTGGAAAATCCCAAGGTCTATCTGCCCGAAGATGTTGTCATTGCTAAAGAGATAAAGGCTGGTGAGAAGATCGGTACGGTTGATGTTGTAAAAATTCCGCAGGATGCAATAGGCGTAGACATTGGTGAAAAATCAATTGAGGCAATTAAAAAATTGATACAAAACGCCAAGACCATAGTCTGGAATGGTCCAATGGGTGTATTTGAGATTGATGACTATGCAAAAGGGACTGAAGAAATAGCAAAGGCAATCGCCCAGGCAACAGAAAAGGGTGCAATTTCAATAGTTGGTGGTGGCGATTCAGTTGCAGCATTAGAAAAATTCAACCTGAAATCAAAAATCAGCCATGTCTCTACAGGCGGTGGCGCATCCTTAGAATATCTTGAAGGAAAAGAACTACCCGGGGTAAAGGTGTTGAAAGATAAATGATAATGGTCAATGGTTTGAGAATGGGATGCAGGATATGAATCCAATCATTGCTGGAAACTGGAAGATGAATAAGGATCCCGGAGAGTCAAGGGTCCTTGTCCAGAGACTTTTAGAA carries:
- a CDS encoding ABC transporter substrate-binding protein, which encodes MKKICLILFGVLILSCGPQENVIKIGLVAPLTGDVKTFGESTKNGFLLAIEEVNSQGGINGKQIKTFIQDDKNDPTEAQNAGSKLINQDGVKLIIGSVSSKCSIPLAQVCQDASAVMITPTSTNPKVTIRDDGSRKDFIFRACFIDPFQGRVAAKFALENLKAKTTAILYDVGNDYVKGLAEFYRDNFIQGGGQVLVYESYQKDDTDFSALLTKVKQANPDILYIPDYYNKVGLIAKQARQIGVKSILMGGDGWDSPEMLKIAGDAIVGGYFTNHYSPDDPRPEVQEWVKKYLAKYGSSPDALATLGYDATCLLLEAIKKANSDNPVKVKEALQGIKDFKSVSGNISLDEYGNPIKSAVILKYTKTGQEYVATVSP
- a CDS encoding Fe-S-containing hydro-lyase — encoded protein: MSEPIRLKTPLSEGDVLKLKIGDSVLITGKIYTARDAAHKRLFELAQKGEPLPLDLKGQIVYYAGPAPAKPGYVIGPAGPTTSGRCDPYTPKLLEIGLKGMIGKGVRSKEVRDAMKAYKAVYFAATGGAAALIAKNIKAVKIVAYEDLGAEAIRELEVEDFPVIVANDAYGGDLYEEGMKKYRKE
- a CDS encoding phosphoglycerate kinase, whose product is MPKLSVKDLPIKGKKIFLRVDFNVPLDENQNITDDTRIKESLPTIKYILDNGGIPIIASHLGRPKGKVDPKQSLKPAAKRLGELLNREVKFAPDCVGSEVRKIVDGLKPGDILLLENLRFHPEEEKNDTNFAKELASLAEIYVNDAFGTAHRAHASVEAIAHYFESPACGFLMEKELKYLESALKNPQRPLLAIIGGAKVSTKIGVLKNLLDKVDNLAIGGGMCFTFYKAKGLNIGKSLCEDDFINETKPLLENPKVYLPEDVVIAKEIKAGEKIGTVDVVKIPQDAIGVDIGEKSIEAIKKLIQNAKTIVWNGPMGVFEIDDYAKGTEEIAKAIAQATEKGAISIVGGGDSVAALEKFNLKSKISHVSTGGGASLEYLEGKELPGVKVLKDK
- a CDS encoding fumarate hydratase; amino-acid sequence: MREIEYNTIVDTVARLCKEANYFLGEDVYNALKNGLEKEESPVGKDILNQLLKNADIAKNEQIPICQDTGFAVIFLEHGADVRVKGDINQAISEGVAKGYTEGYLRKSILSDPIKGKNTNDNTPPIIHTTIVPGDKIKITVAPKGGGSENMSAVKMMTPAAGIEGVKKFVIDTVVQASSNPCPPIVVGVGIGGNFEYVAYLAKKALLRNIGERHPDPFYADVERELLEKINKTGVGPMGLGGRITCLDVFIEVYPRHIASFPAAININCHAARHKSAVI
- the gap gene encoding type I glyceraldehyde-3-phosphate dehydrogenase, which produces MKPKVAINGFGRIGRLVFRAGYKSDKFEFVAINDISDAKTLGHLLKYDSVHKKFNAKVEVKSDAIIVDGKEYKVLSEKEPTKLPWKQLGIDYVIEATGKFTERSQCEIHLQNGAKRVVVTAPAKGEPKVPTIVMGINENKYDPKKDTIVSNASCTTNCFAPMVKVLHENFTVKKGYLTTIHAYTNDQRILDLVHKDLRRARAAGLSMIPTSTGAAKVIGEIFPELKGKLDGVAIRVPTADVSICDFVCEVEKSTTKEEVNQAFKKAAQGPLGKYLEYCEEPLVSIDFVGNPHSSVFDPELTMVNGNIVKTFAWYDNEWAYSLRIIDLLEYIIGRE